The segment CCGGCTCACGCTCCCCGTGGGCGCGGTGTACACTCCCTTTTTTGTCCCCCGTTGATTATGCGAAGGATGTTCCGGATGTTGTCGCGCCTACCTGCCGTCACCCGCTACCTGTCAGTTGCCGCACTTTGTGTTGCGGGTCCCGCTGTTGCGCTTGAATTCCCGCTGCCACCGCCTGGCGAAGATGTGGTCGGCGAAGTGCAGGTCATCAAGGGCAAGTACGAAGACTCCTTTGCTGATCTGGGAAACAAGTACGAACTGGGCTATTCGGAAATGATCGCAGCCAACCCGGGAGTGGATGCCTGGTTGCCGGTCAAGAAGAACCTGGATGGAACGATCGTCGACACCGATATCGTATTGCCAACCCAGTTCATCCTGCCGCCGGGCAAGCGTGAAGGGATCGTGATCAACCTGGCCGAATATCGTTTGTATTACTTCCCCAAGGACCAGAACAAGGTCTACACCTTCCCGCTGGGGATTGGCCGCGAAGGTTGGGGCTCGCCTCTGGGTCAGACCAAGATCACCGCCAAGACACCCAATCCGACCTGGACGCCACCGGCTTCAATCAAGGCCGAGCATGCCAGAAACGGCGATCCGCTGCCCAACGTCGTGCCTGCAGGGCCTGACAACCCGTTGGGCCCTTTCAAGTTCACGCTTGGCATGCCGGGTTACCTGATCCATGGTTCGAACGCCAAGTTCGGCATTGGTACCGGAACCAGCCATGGCTGCTTCCGCATGCTGAACCAGAACGTGCTTGAAATGTCGCGAATGGTGCCTGTCGGAACACCGGTGCGAATCATCAACGAGCCGTACAAGATTGGTGTCAGCGGCGGCAAGGTCTTCCTTGAGGTCCATGAGCCGTTGAACGTCAAGGATGGCTCGCTGCTGGCCGTCAGCGACAAGTCCCATTTGACCCCTGAAGACTTGCAAAACAAGTACGCCGCGTTCATGAACTTTCTGCTCAAGCACAAAGCCCTGGAAAACAACATCCAGATAGACAAAGACAAGGCGTTCCCTGTTGTGGGTGCCGAGACCGGTATACCTGCAGAGATCGGCATATCCAATTCGCCAGTGGCGGATGGCCAGTCTCTGGATTACGTGCAGTAAAACGCACTAAAAACGCGCAATAAAAAGCCGCCGCGGTTAATACCTTCGGCGGCTTTTTTATTGCCTGCTTAGTGGCCGGCAGGCAATAAAAAAGCCGACCTATAAATAGGTCGGCTTGATAACAATCCCGAAGGACTATTACTTGCGGCTTGCTTTTTCAAGCATGCGCAGAGCGCGCTCGTTTGCTTCATCAGCAGTCTGTTGTGCTTTTTGAGCAGCAGCCAGAGCTTCGTCAGCTTTACGGTAGGCTTCGTCAGCACGAGCCTGGGAGCGAGCTGCTGCATCTTCAGTTGCAGTCAGACGGGCTTCAGTTTCTTTAGATACGCTGCTGCAACCGGTAGCCAGAACTGCGGCCAATGCCAGAGCAGAGAATTTCAGAACGTTGTTCATCGTGTTCCCCTTCAAGGACTTTCTAATTAAAGCTGCTCCTTCAAAGTGAGGAAACAGCCGGCGTACATAGTACCCATTACTTGTAGTAAGTAAAATGACCTAGCGCAAGAACCAAAAAAAATATTTGGCCAGCATTGTTGATGGGCTAGCTTTAACTGATTGTGCTTGTAAAACAGTCAGTTTGGAGTGCGGTCAGGGGCGTGCTCGTTGAGGGCACAACGTGACTTTAAGTGTGGTTCTACGTCATAGCCTCAACCTTCCGGAAATGTTCAGGGCTACTTTAAGGTTGTCGGGCTGACGAAACGTTTTAGCAGGCTTGTTTTGCGGACAATTGCCGACCCCATGAATTGAACATTTGCATTGAGAGTGGCTACTCTTTAATCAGGCCGGTTCACACATTCTGTGCTGGCAGCGCGTGCCTGATGGCGTAGTAGTTCCCTCGGCGGAAAAACAACAGTAAGGTAGGGGTCACGGTACAAGACCCGCGAAGGAGCAATGATGAGCGAGGCGTTGTCTATCCACCATGACCAGGCAGGTCACCAGTTTGAGACCACTGTCGACGGTCATCGTGCTTACCTGACCTACATGGATTTGGGCAAGCAGACTCTGGATATCTATCGCACGTTCGTGCCTAACGCCCTGCGTGGTCGGGGTATTGCGGCAGCATTGACGGAGCAGGCGCTCGATTACGCCGACAAGATGGGGTACGAGGTGATTCCTTCATGTTCGTATGTCGAACGTTACATGGAGCGTCACAAGCGCCCTCAGGCCAATACCTGAAACCAGATTCATAAAAACGCCGGGCTTGCCCCGGCGTTTTTGTGTCTGGCTACAACTGCACGGTAATGGCGCTGGTGGGGCGTGTGCAGCACAGCAGGATGTTGCCGGGTTGGGGTGTATCCAGGGGTTCTTCCAGATACTCCACGGTGCCCTCCTGCAGCCGGACCTGGCAGGTGTTGCACAGCCCCGCACGGCAGTTGAAGGCGGGTTCCAGCCCGGCCAGTTCGGCCAGTTCCAGCAGCGAGTTACAGCTTTCATTCCACATCACCCGAGTGCCGGACGGCATGAAGCAGACACTCAGGGTGTCGTCATCCGTGCGTGCAGCAGTCGTGACGATGGCGGGTTCTGCAACCGCACTGACTTCATCTTCTTCCAGCACGGCGGCCGGTCCAAAAAATTCATAGTGAATACGCTCCCTGGCGACTCCGAGGCTGCGTAACAGGCGCCAGTTTGCCTGCATGAACGGACGGGGGCCGCACAGGTAGACATCGTAATCGTCCAGTGGCAGCAGCTGTTGCAGGGTTTGGCGCGTGATCAGGCCTTCGCTGTGATAACGCCCTCTGTCGTCTGCAGTCGGGTTGCGGTAGCAAAAATGCACGGCAATGCCCGAGCGCCTGTCGGCCAGCGCCAGGACCTCCTCGCGCAAGGCATGTACCGCCCCGTTCTCGCAGGCATGCACAAAGTGCACGGCCCGACCGGATTGCTGGCTCAGGGTGTGGAGCATGCTGACCATCGGTGTCAGACCGACCCCGCCGCTGAACAGCAGCACAGGCCGGGTACTGATCTCGTCCAGCACAAATGTGCCGGACGGCCCCGCCACTTCCAGCAGGTCTCCCACCTGCACACAGTCGTGCAGATGGCTGGAGCCCAGCCCGGAAGGCAAATGGGGCTGGTCGAAGGGCGCAGGTTCGCGCTTGACCGAAATCCGCACCTGGCGCCCATTGGCAGCGCAGGCACTGAAGCTGTAATTGCGTAGCACCGTGCTGCGGTCTGTCAGTGTCAGGCGCAGTGTGAGGAATTGGCCGGGGCGAAAATCAAGCTGGCTGATACCGTCTGCGGGCGCCAGGACGAAGGAGGTGATGAGTGCACTTTCAGGTTGCTTGTCGATCACCCGCCAGGCGCTGAAACCCGGTGTTTGAGTGCTCATCTCAGGCCTCCACGGCATTCGGCATGGCGGACACCAGCGGAATCAGTTCCTGGGGTTGCTCAAGGGCAATCAGTCGCGCGAGATTGCGTCGAAACCGCAGCGGCCCCGCGTCGGAAGCCAGGTCAATATTCGGGCTGCGCTTGTGGGTCATGCCCTGATGCACAGCGCTGAGTACAACCCGGTCCTCGGCAAACGCGTGGCGCACGTCTTCGTCAAACTGACGGGAAATGTCCTCGTTGTCCTGGTCGAAATTACGCACTTGAAACCAGTAGTAGCGCGTGTTCGAGTCGTCGATGGGGGTCATGAAATTGTAGGAGTTCATCAGGAATACCTGCTCATGCAGCGCGCCGTCATCGCTGCCTGTGCCCGCCGGTGTGAAGATGGCCTTGATGATGGCCTGGGCCGGGTAGTGGACTTCGTAGTGTTGCTTGCGATCACAGTGGCCGCTGAATTTGACGAACTTGGCATAGAAGGGCGCGACTTCAACGTCACGCATCCAGCGCGAAACGATCACGCCGACATCGGTCACTGTGGTTTGCAGTGGTTCCTGGGCACAGGCGGCATTGCCGAAAGAGGACTGGTGGACCCAGGCCACATGGGACGGATCAAGCAGGTTGTCGGTCATGTACAGGTAGTTGCAAGGAATGATCATGCTGTCGCCACGGTTCAGGCCCCAGTCAGGATCGCCCCACTCGGGTACGTGACAGATCTTGTCGGCATCGGCCAGTTCGGCGTCGCCCATCCAGATCCAGATCAGGCCGTAACGCACCTGCAGCGGGTA is part of the Pseudomonas sp. ML2-2023-3 genome and harbors:
- a CDS encoding GNAT family N-acetyltransferase, with the translated sequence MSEALSIHHDQAGHQFETTVDGHRAYLTYMDLGKQTLDIYRTFVPNALRGRGIAAALTEQALDYADKMGYEVIPSCSYVERYMERHKRPQANT
- the oprI gene encoding outer membrane lipoprotei OprI, which codes for MNNVLKFSALALAAVLATGCSSVSKETEARLTATEDAAARSQARADEAYRKADEALAAAQKAQQTADEANERALRMLEKASRK
- a CDS encoding FAD-binding oxidoreductase; amino-acid sequence: MSTQTPGFSAWRVIDKQPESALITSFVLAPADGISQLDFRPGQFLTLRLTLTDRSTVLRNYSFSACAANGRQVRISVKREPAPFDQPHLPSGLGSSHLHDCVQVGDLLEVAGPSGTFVLDEISTRPVLLFSGGVGLTPMVSMLHTLSQQSGRAVHFVHACENGAVHALREEVLALADRRSGIAVHFCYRNPTADDRGRYHSEGLITRQTLQQLLPLDDYDVYLCGPRPFMQANWRLLRSLGVARERIHYEFFGPAAVLEEDEVSAVAEPAIVTTAARTDDDTLSVCFMPSGTRVMWNESCNSLLELAELAGLEPAFNCRAGLCNTCQVRLQEGTVEYLEEPLDTPQPGNILLCCTRPTSAITVQL
- a CDS encoding Rieske 2Fe-2S domain-containing protein is translated as MFMRNAWYVAASETELGEELLAVKLLNESVVLYRKGDGTPVALEDACPHRKLPLSLGRRKGDDIECGYHGLTFDCSGSCVKAPGSSHVPKGAKVRSYPLQVRYGLIWIWMGDAELADADKICHVPEWGDPDWGLNRGDSMIIPCNYLYMTDNLLDPSHVAWVHQSSFGNAACAQEPLQTTVTDVGVIVSRWMRDVEVAPFYAKFVKFSGHCDRKQHYEVHYPAQAIIKAIFTPAGTGSDDGALHEQVFLMNSYNFMTPIDDSNTRYYWFQVRNFDQDNEDISRQFDEDVRHAFAEDRVVLSAVHQGMTHKRSPNIDLASDAGPLRFRRNLARLIALEQPQELIPLVSAMPNAVEA
- a CDS encoding L,D-transpeptidase family protein, whose amino-acid sequence is MLSRLPAVTRYLSVAALCVAGPAVALEFPLPPPGEDVVGEVQVIKGKYEDSFADLGNKYELGYSEMIAANPGVDAWLPVKKNLDGTIVDTDIVLPTQFILPPGKREGIVINLAEYRLYYFPKDQNKVYTFPLGIGREGWGSPLGQTKITAKTPNPTWTPPASIKAEHARNGDPLPNVVPAGPDNPLGPFKFTLGMPGYLIHGSNAKFGIGTGTSHGCFRMLNQNVLEMSRMVPVGTPVRIINEPYKIGVSGGKVFLEVHEPLNVKDGSLLAVSDKSHLTPEDLQNKYAAFMNFLLKHKALENNIQIDKDKAFPVVGAETGIPAEIGISNSPVADGQSLDYVQ